The Magnolia sinica isolate HGM2019 chromosome 10, MsV1, whole genome shotgun sequence genome includes a window with the following:
- the LOC131217633 gene encoding glutamate receptor 2.7-like, with protein MAQNSTAVIDVGVVLDLEMWVGKMSQACISVALSDFYMARNHNTKLVLHMRDSKKDIVGAAAEVLDLLKNVGVKAIIGPTTSSQAEFVVDLGDKTQVPILSFSATSPSLNSIRTPYFVRIAQNDSSQVKAIAAIVKAFGWREVVPIYEDTDYGNGVIPFLTDAFQEIDAKVPYRSVIPPSATDDQILEELYKLMTMQTRVFVVHMFSSLASRFFSKVNDVGMMSDGYVWIITDGLTELLDSMDSSVIDSMQGVLGVKPYIPKSIELDNFTVRWKRKILLENPNITKPELSIFGLWAYDAVHALAMAVEQVGVMKSSFLKPETSQNSTDLANLGVSKMGPKLLDAILNTTFKGLSGEFSLFNGQMQSSSFQIINVVGKGGRGIGFWTPVSGLSRVLNKNTTNKIYSTTMDDIKFVIWPGESKDLPRGWVIPTSGKKLRIGVPVKDGFSEFVKVEGNPSNSLITATGFCIDVFDAVREQLPYALPYEFVPFENANGQSAGTYDDLIYQVFLQRLDAVVGDMTIVANRSKYVDFTLPYTDSGVSMVVPIRDDERKNTWIFLKPLSRNLWLTSGAGFVLTGFVVWLLEHRINKEFRGPPSHQIGMMFWFSFSTLVFAHKERVISNLSRFVVIIWVFVVLILTSSYTASLTSMLTVQQLQPTITDVKDLIKNGDYVGYQEGSFVLGLLKRLNFDESKLRVYYSPEDYAEALSKGSGNGGVAAIFDEIPYILLFLGRYCGLYTMVGPTYKTDGFGFAFPRGSPLVPDFSRAILNVTEGDTMLEIEQKWFGQQTACLDRSASQASVTSNNLTLDSFWGLFLIAGTASALAFFIFLVRFLHQNWHISPTPDEPITFRRWIYHLAKRFDEIDPSSHTAKKAAKLAAKTTAVPTTETTAKPMEGQVTVVEGIDRTSPNHTNAQQSPTTMSDVSDFNPRGGGTPSSEIGNNQGASTSVDMHNRNATGEITEITENKYLR; from the exons AAGCCGAGTTTGTGGTGGATCTTGGGGACAAAACTCAAGTGCCCATCTTGTCTTTCTCAGCTACAAGCCCATCTCTCAATTCAATCAGAACTCCCTACTTCGTCCGGATTGCACAAAACGATTCGTCTCAGGTCAAAGCAATCGCAGCCATTGTTAAGGCCTTTGGATGGAGAGAAGTGGTCCCCATATACGAAGACACTGATTATGGCAATGGGGTCATACCATTTCTAACCGACGCCTTCCAAGAGATCGATGCCAAAGTCCCATACAGGAGTGTAATCCCTCCTTCAGCAACAGATGATCAGATTCTTGAAGAGCTCTACAAGTTGATGACCATGCAGACTAGGGTTTTCGTCGTCCACATGTTTTCTTCTCTCGCGTCTCGCTTTTTCTCGAAGGTGAACGATGTTGGAATGATGAGTGATGGGTATGTTTGGATCATAACGGACGGATTAACGGAACTCTTGGATTCAATGGATTCTTCAGTCATCGACTCCATGCAGGGCGTCTTGGGTGTGAAACCTTACATCCCAAAATCTATAGAGCTTGACAATTTTACAGTCAGATGGAAAAGGAAAATCCTCTTAGAGAACCCAAACATCACAAAACCTGAGCTAAGCATTTTTGGGTTATGGGCGTATGATGCCGTCCACGCCCTGGCAATGGCGGTAGAGCAAGTTGGAGTGATGAAATCCAGCTTCCTAAAGCCTGAAACCAGCCAAAATTCGACTGATTTAGCAAATTTGGGAGTATCCAAAATGGGCCCAAAACTTCTAGACGCCATCTTAAACACCACGTTCAAAGGCCTTAGCGGGGAATTCAGTCTCTTCAATGGGCAAATGCAATCGTCGTCCTTTCAGATAATCAATGTGGTTGGAAAAGGAGGAAGGGGAATTGGGTTTTGGACGCCTGTATCTGGACTTTCACGGGTGCTAAACAAGAATACTACTAACAAAATTTACTCAACCACCATGGACGATATTAAGTTCGTCATATGGCCAGGAGAGTCGAAGGATTTACCGAGGGGTTGGGTGATACCGACAAGTGGGAAGAAGTTGAGAATTGGGGTTCCAGTGAAAGATGGATTTAGTGAATTTGTGAAGGTGGAAGGGAATCCTAGTAACAGCTTGATAACCGCCACCGGGTTCTGCATAGATGTGTTTGATGCTGTAAGAGAACAATTACCGTATGCCCTTCCTTACGAATTCGTCCCATTCGAAAATGCAAATGGGCAAAGCGCCGGCACTTATGATGATCTTATTTATCAGGTCTTTCTTCag AGATTAGATGCAGTGGTGGGGGACATGACGATCGTAGCCAACCGATCTAAGTACGTAGATTTTACTTTACCCTACACTGACTCAGGCGTGTCCATGGTAGTGCCGATCAGGGATGATGAAAGGAAGAATACATGGATTTTCTTGAAGCCTCTGAGTAGGAATCTATGGCTGACAAGCGGGGCTGGCTTTGTCTTGACGGGCTTTGTCGTGTGGCTCCTTGAACACCGGATCAACAAAGAGTTtaggggcccaccatcccatcaGATCGGCATGATGTTCTGGTTTTCCTTTTCAACGCTCGTCTTTGCACACA AGGAGAGGGTGATAAGCAACTTGTCAAGGTTCGTTGTGATCATATGGGTGTTCGTGGTCCTCATATTGACTTCTAGTTACACTGCAAGTTTGACTTCAATGCTGACCGTCCAACAGCTCCAGCCCACCATAACGGACGTCAAGGATCTCATCAAGAACGGGGATTACGTGGGGTACCAGGAGGGGTCTTTTGTGCTGGGCCTCTTGAAGAGGTTGAACTTTGATGAGTCCAAGCTCAGGGTCTACTACTCCCCTGAGGACTATGCTGAGGCCTTGTCAAAAGGAAGTGGGAATGGTGGGGTTGCTGCCATCTTTGATGAGATCCCCTACATCCTGCTGTTCCTCGGAAGGTACTGTGGTCTCtacactatggtggggcccacgtacaaGACGGATGGATTTGGATTT GCCTTCCCCAGGGGGTCCCCTCTCGTACCTGATTTTTCGAGGGCTATCTTGAATGTTACAGAGGGAGATACAATGTTGGAGATTGAGCAAAAATGGTTCGGACAACAAACGGCTTGTTTAGACCGATCAGCATCACAGGCTTCTGTCACTTCCAACAATCTAACCCTTGATAGCTTCTGGGGTCTCTTCCTCATCGCTGGTACTGCTTCAGCTCTGGCCTTCTTCATATTTCTAGTCCgctttctccaccaaaattggCATATTTCACCTACACCAGATGAGCCTATTACCTTTCGACGGTGGATCTACCATCTTGCCAAACGCTTTGATGAAATAGACCCCTCTTCTCATACTGCAAAGAAGGCCGCGAAACTCGCTGCCAAGACCACCGCCGTACCCACCACTGAGACCACAGCCAAACCCATGGAAGGTCAGGTGACTGTCGTTGAGGGCATTGATCGAACTTCACCGAATCATACTAATGCTCAACAGAGTCCTACAACCATGTCGGATGTTTCAGATTTCAATCCACGAGGAGGAGGGACCCCATCTTCGGAGATTGGGAATAATCAAGGTGCAAGTACCTCTGTAGATATGCATAACAGAAATGCAACTGGAGAGATAACGGAAATAACTGAAAATAAGTACTTAAGATAG